The DNA window TTTAGGCGCGGTATCCTCCGTTATTTTTACTGTATTTTTAGCCTATGTCGCCGTGGATATGGGACACCTGTCCGGCTTTACGGATGAGGCGGCATCTTTTTTAAACATACAAACAAAAGGGGAGATAAACTTTAGCGGGCTTCTTTTGGGTGCCATGATAATAGGTATTTTGGGTCTTTTGGATGATATTGCAATAACACAGGCATCAGCTGTTGAGGAGCTTTATTCCGTAGCTCCGGACATCAGTGAGCGCGAGGTATTTACAAGGGCTTTGCGTGTAGGTCGGGGACATGTCAGCGCTCTTGTAAACACCTTGGCATTGGCATATACGGGTACTTCACTCGCCTTGCTTCTTTTGTTTTTCCGGGTGCCAACTTCTATAGATATGCTTATAAACAGAGAGATATTTGCTACCGAGATACTACGTATAATAGTAGGTAGCATAGGTATAATATTAACTGTTCCGATAACAACACTACTGGCAGTCTGGTTTTTGCGTAATAAAGATATAAAAAATTATGAAAAATAAAAAAATTATTTATACAATTGTGACAACAGTATTAGCGGGTGTTCTAATAGGTTTGTTTTTCACGGTTAGTAATCAAGACTTAGATGTAGAGAACAATAAGCTAAAGGTGGCGGCAACCATTTTTCCGCTATATGATATTGTGAGTAATGTAGCGGGGGACTCTGTTGATGTTGAACTTCTTTTACCCTCCGGTGCCTCCCCTCATTTTTATGAATTTACACCCAGGCAGCTGGCCGGACTTTC is part of the Candidatus Spechtbacterales bacterium genome and encodes:
- a CDS encoding zinc ABC transporter substrate-binding protein; protein product: MKNKKIIYTIVTTVLAGVLIGLFFTVSNQDLDVENNKLKVAATIFPLYDIVSNVAGDSVDVELLLPSGASPHFYEFTPRQLAGLS